Sequence from the Phragmites australis chromosome 6, lpPhrAust1.1, whole genome shotgun sequence genome:
GATTACCTGTTGAGCAGGTACAGAGGATGCTAAGAAAATACTCAGTAATGATGGTGCATGTCCAATTTGTGATCAAGTGCTTTCAAAAAGGTAAGCCGTTTACTCTTGAAGTTTCATTCATAATCAGCGCTTTCATCTTTCCTGCAAGCTATTTCGCGTCCTGTATCGTCTGATACCTAATAATGCATATCTTCAATACATGATTCTCATGTCCTCTATCAATGCCTGATATCTAACAGCGCCAAAGTATCTCCTAAACATAAATATTTGTCGTGCATAATTCCATGCTGTTCTTCTGAACTATAATTTGAAACGCGTAACCAACTTTGTAAAATGTTATATTGAGAGCTCTTTATTGTTTTCATTCCTCATATGTTCAGGTGAAAATTAACTCAAAacctatttctttttttttagccATATGAGACCTATGGATATAAATCCAAGCAATGATTGGACAAATGTAAGTGTTCCTTCTATTCATAATCATTGCTGAAGTCTATTTTCCTGCAATCCATCTTTTCTGATCAATGTGCTCATCGTAACAGATGGCCATGGCTGGAGTTTCTCCACAGATACGTATCCCTCATTTTTTTTGTGTCTTTTCATTGGATCTAGTGGAGTTTCTCTTCTGTTGCTCTTTCTTGATAACACAATTATCTGCTAATCCTGTGCATAATTACACTATATATATCATGTTTTAGTGTCACTGTAATGCAAACATCCTAAGAGGGTAAATTGGGAACTTGCTAAAGCAAGATAATGATGTCATTGTTTATGCGACTAGTGTCCAAAACTAATGCTTATATTAATAGTTCAGTAGTCATCTGACCTTTCCttaaatatgataaaaatcagTTATGAAGAGTGCATACAGAAGTGTCATGTTCTATATTGGACAAAAGGAACTGGAGATGCAGTACAACATGAACAGAATTGTTGATCAATGTAGGCAAAAGTGTGTACTTATGCAGGCAAAGTTTACTGAAAAACTTGAAGAAGTGCATTCTGCATATCAGAAGATGGCCAAAAGATGTCAGTTGATGGAGCAAGAGGTTGAAAACTTGACGAGGGATAAGCAGGAGCTGCAAGAAAAATTTGCAGAGAAATCCAGGTTAGTAGTACACCAGTCTTTGATTCCTTACAGGAACAAAATTCTGCTTCATCCAACATGTTTTAGGAACTGACTGTTCTTCCCTTTCCAGGCAGAAGAGGAAGCTTGATGAGATGTATGATCAACTGAGAAGTGAGTATGAGTCGGTGAAGCGTTCGTCCATGGAACCTACAAATAATTTCTTCGCCAGACCTCAGCCAGACTTGTTCACAGGCACTCCCAACATGATGGATGGCGGGGACCCTCTGAGACAAGGTAACTTGACGCTTTTACCCACACAACTAGTTGACTATTCATTCTGTCCCTCATACTGAAACAATTCTGTTCATGTTGTCCAGGGCGGAGAGACGAGGGATGGGGTCcagcaccaaggcaaggccgCTCCACCTCCGGTCCGTTCAAGCTGTCCGCGGAATCTCATGTTCATGCTGCAGCACCTCCGGTTGATATCAGACCCAGACAGCCGGCACGGCGCGTCTTCGGAGCTGCCATGAACAATCCGTCTGCGGCTCTGCGGGATCTCATAATCTCGCCCGTCAAGCGTCCCCAGCTCTCCCGTAACCGTGAGCCCATGTTCGCGTAATAATCCGCCTTTTGCTCCTGCGATATACGCGTGTTTACATGGAAAGTAGTATTTATTCATGGTTTAAGAGTTTCTGCTCTGACGGATCAAACCGGTGTTTCAGGTTGTAGAACTGGAAGAGCTGATGGGATGGATGCTCTGCTTTGGAGTCTGCCATTAGCTTTGTCATGGTCTTGGTCATTCCCTTGTAAATTGTGTAAGATCAATCCTCTTTTTTTCTGCCTTTTTGGCATCTTGTGTTGGTGTAGAAAGTCTTCAAGGTGATCCCTTGGGAGTTGGGACGTGGTTATCGTAGGAAAGCTCTGATAAGCTCCAGATGTAAGACATTCTCCATTTTTGATAGCAGTTACTACATATATAGCTATGGTAGCACTGTACAACATTACGAACTCATGTCCAGTGGGTCTGAAAACCCCGTCGAATAATTTACCACTGCATCAAGGGCTAGGCACTCCGAGACAGAAGCCAGTGGGCCTGAAGGTTTTACACTTATACAAAAAAAACCTCTTATTCGGACGCCGAGACGACTTGTACCACCCTACCGCTACGGCGCTACCCGCTAGCTTCCTGCAGCGTCCACCGTTGTTGCCGCGTCCGAGCAGTTTGGGAGCACGAAACACGTACACGAATCGATCGGCAGACAACGTCCCAACTCCGAAACAGCTTGTGCGCTGTCAGTAGCCGCTGCTGCCCACGGGGAACGCGTAGGGCGGCGGGTACCCGCCTTCGACGTCGCTGGCCACGGCGTCGCCGCCGAACCCGTCGTCTCCGTTGTAGAAACCGGTGAAGTCGACGGCTTCCTCGAAGCCACCGCCGTCGAACCCGTCGGCGCGCCTCCCCGCCCCATCGCGGTCACCATCAAGAAGCAGCCGCGCCCTCTTGATCTCCCCGCCGCCGTCCGGCCCAGAGGCGaacccgtcgccgccgccggcgacgaggcGGCGCAGCACCTGCGGATCGCCGGCGACCTTGATGAGGAACGCGAGCATCTGCTTCGGCCGGCGCTCCGTCTCCTGCACGCGGTGCCACATCGCCGCCATCCGGTCCTCGATGACCCTCTGCTCCCGCTTCAGCCGGACCACCTCCATGACCACCGCGTCCTCGTCGCCCGTACCGGCGTCCCCTCCGGCGCCGGCGTCCTTGCGCTTGCCGGCGCCGCTGCTCCGGCGGACGATCTGGCGCAGGAGGTGTGTCTGCCCGCGCAGGAACGACACGTGCGCGAACTCCCAACGGTCCGGATCGACCTTCCGGAAACCCTGCATCAGGTCAAATCGAACAGACACAGCTCGGGTTAATCGAACACCACGACCAAACGAACAGCAGGCAGAGTCAAACACGATGGTCGAGCTGCGTACGTAAGTGTTGAGCTGCCTCACAAAGCTGGAGAAGTTGGAGTGCTTGAAGTGCGCGGGCAGCAGCGTCTGCGCGAACACGAAGGGGTCCGCCACCACGAAGCTGTTGTTGTCCCTGCCCCACGCGATGACGCCGTCCGTCGTCGGGTCCTCCACCATGCGGTACGTCTTCGCCACGAACGGCGCCACCCCCGCCGCGTCCACGCccgcgccgccaccaccgccgccgctcgtCATGGACTCTCCTGCCCGCAcaaatatatatgcacacaGCTAGAGCAGATAGCTTGCTATATGTGGCAATGGGAGTTGGCGCGGAAAGGGAAAGTGAGTACAAGTGCCGGAACCCGAGACGCCAAGGGAGGAGGGTGACGAGTTGCATCATATACGGGTGCGTGCTGAGGAGGCGGGGGAGGCGAGAGGGACAGGTGCCAAGTAAGGCCGGACGCGTGTCCGAGCCCGGGATCCTTCCGTGGCGCAACCTCCAGccacgagttttttttttccagcccCCTGTCCTCCTGTCCTGGTTGTTCGTGAGGGGAGGAAAAGCACGTCGCGGGGGCGTTCTGATCACCTGACGTGAAAACGGGGAGGAAAAGCACGTCGCGGGGGCGTTGCCCCTTTTCCCGTGCTTTTTCGCCGTGCTGGTGGGTGAAATCGCGGGTTGTCGGCCTTGGCGGGTCGTTGATGCTATGCCTCCGGCGGCAGCTTTCATTTACTTGTCActaattatttattatagtaattttgactatatattttttactaaaaaatttataaataaagt
This genomic interval carries:
- the LOC133922370 gene encoding heat stress transcription factor C-2a-like, which encodes MTSGGGGGGAGVDAAGVAPFVAKTYRMVEDPTTDGVIAWGRDNNSFVVADPFVFAQTLLPAHFKHSNFSSFVRQLNTYGFRKVDPDRWEFAHVSFLRGQTHLLRQIVRRSSGAGKRKDAGAGGDAGTGDEDAVVMEVVRLKREQRVIEDRMAAMWHRVQETERRPKQMLAFLIKVAGDPQVLRRLVAGGGDGFASGPDGGGEIKRARLLLDGDRDGAGRRADGFDGGGFEEAVDFTGFYNGDDGFGGDAVASDVEGGYPPPYAFPVGSSGY
- the LOC133922368 gene encoding E3 ubiquitin-protein ligase CCNB1IP1 homolog isoform X2, translated to MRLVAKFSWRFRSQFLCGFFGIGGARMIRVLLFGVFCIQGFDLVAHGARRANNCYFKCQLIPSFLHSDSSLLNLLFTRSKMKCNACWRELEGQAVSTTCGHLLCTEDAKKILSNDGACPICDQVLSKSHMRPMDINPSNDWTNMAMAGVSPQILMKSAYRSVMFYIGQKELEMQYNMNRIVDQCRQKCVLMQAKFTEKLEEVHSAYQKMAKRCQLMEQEVENLTRDKQELQEKFAEKSRQKRKLDEMYDQLRSEYESVKRSSMEPTNNFFARPQPDLFTGTPNMMDGGDPLRQGRRDEGWGPAPRQGRSTSGPFKLSAESHVHAAAPPVDIRPRQPARRVFGAAMNNPSAALRDLIISPVKRPQLSRNREPMFAL
- the LOC133922368 gene encoding E3 ubiquitin-protein ligase CCNB1IP1 homolog isoform X1 is translated as MRLVAKFSWRFRSQFLCGFFGIGGARMIRVLLFGVFCIQGFDLVAHGARRANNCYFKCQLIPSFLHSDSSLLNLLFTRSKMKCNACWRELEGQAVSTTCGHLLCTEDAKKILSNDGACPICDQVLSKSHMRPMDINPSNDWTNMAMAGVSPQILMKSAYRSVMFYIGQKELEMQYNMNRIVDQCRQKCVLMQAKFTEKLEEVHSAYQKMAKRCQLMEQEVENLTRDKQELQEKFAEKSRQKRKLDEMYDQLRSEYESVKRSSMEPTNNFFARPQPDLFTGTPNMMDGGDPLRQGRRDEGWGPAPRQGRSTSGPFKLSAESHVHAAAPPVDIRPRQPARRVFGAAMNNPSAALRDLIISPVKRPQLSRNRCRTGRADGMDALLWSLPLALSWSWSFPCKLCKINPLFFCLFGILCWCRKSSR
- the LOC133922368 gene encoding E3 ubiquitin-protein ligase CCNB1IP1 homolog isoform X3; translation: MKCNACWRELEGQAVSTTCGHLLCTEDAKKILSNDGACPICDQVLSKSHMRPMDINPSNDWTNMAMAGVSPQILMKSAYRSVMFYIGQKELEMQYNMNRIVDQCRQKCVLMQAKFTEKLEEVHSAYQKMAKRCQLMEQEVENLTRDKQELQEKFAEKSRQKRKLDEMYDQLRSEYESVKRSSMEPTNNFFARPQPDLFTGTPNMMDGGDPLRQGRRDEGWGPAPRQGRSTSGPFKLSAESHVHAAAPPVDIRPRQPARRVFGAAMNNPSAALRDLIISPVKRPQLSRNRCRTGRADGMDALLWSLPLALSWSWSFPCKLCKINPLFFCLFGILCWCRKSSR